Within the Staphylococcus warneri genome, the region TCACTATTGATTTTTTGATAGATACCATCAACATTATTTAATTCAGTTTGTAATTTTGTTTTTAAATCTGTATCAACGAGATATTCGTTATTTAATACCGCATAAGTTTCATCCATTAATTTGGCATGTTGGATTGATAGATTTTCAAAAGCATTTTTTATGCTATCGTATAGTGCTTTTTCCCTAGTTACACCACCAATTTTCTCAACATCATCTACAGTTTCATTTAACCATTCACCGTTCCAATATCGTCTTAATACTGCAACATTTGGATTGCTCGTATCGTACCAAAGCATATCGTTAACCGGATTTTCCGGTGGCGTATCTTGTTTAAATATCTTACGTTCAAAGTATTCTAATTGGCCTGCTACTGCATCTTTAACAATCGTATTAACATTACTCACATTATCATTCAATTTCTTACTTATATCGGCAAGTTTTTTATTGAATATATCTCTTAAGTTATTTTCTTCATATTCAACTACGTTGCCGAATTTATAGTTACTTTCATCAGTGAGTAAGTTGTAATCAACGCCGATGACTTCTGCTTCTATATAAAGCGGTGGTCTGAAATCTCTATCTTTAATACGTACTGTGTCGTGGAGGGATACAACCATTTCTGGATAGTGTCTATGAATATCTGTAGAAGTGATTTCATAACTGATTGCCGATTTATTACGCTTGTTAAGTTCAGTTTTAGCAAGCGTGGTTAAACGCTCATCAGTCATATTGCTATCGTCTGATTCTGGTTCATACACACTCAATAAGTAACGCCCAGGCAATCCAAACTGTGCCTGAGCGTCATCATCTGTAACTATTTTTTCTAATCGTTGTCCAGTGTCGTTTTCAGGACCAATCGCATATAATGCAGTCCGTACTTCTGACATATCAACGGTACGTGTCATTCCTGTTAAATCTTTACCTTTAGTGATTTCTTTACCTTTAAATAGACTAACTGGTTTCTTTAATGTTACATATCTATGTTCTACTGTATGAGAACCAAGTTCTATATAGTATTCTGCCACCATACCGTATGTTGTGCATAACATGTTGATAACTTCATATGGTGTTGAATAAGATGTCCATGATGTTGTTCTCATACCACCATGTTCAGTGTCATCTGACATTTCCCAACCAGTATTACGTAGCGTATCATTCAAGGCTTGAGACGTGCTATATGAACTATATTTCCCGGGTTTAATTGGACGTGATTTATCGATATCTTCTAAATATGAAGCATTACTTTCTACATCAGTTGTACCATCAAAGTTATCTACCACATGAGAAATAATGAACTCACGATAAACACCATTATTATCTTGTGCAATAATACGATTACGTTCACGCAAATGTTCAGCGCGATCATTTAACATTGTGAAATCGAATGTTTCTGATTTTTCTTCGGCGTTGGTACTCATCACTGCATTTAATAATGCGCCGTCATCACGACTAATATAATCAATAATTTTGTCATTAAAATCTAAAATATGAATGCCTGTATGTTTCAATTCGTCACCTCCTTATAAATATCTATCTTGCCAATAAACGGTAGTATCAAAAGTCTTTTCTGGATAGATGATACATTCGTTATAACCGCTATTGATATTAAAGAAATCGCTACCAAACGTTTTTAAATCAAGTGACGGATCTTCATTAATCGTCACAGTTTTATCTTGTGTATTAATGTTAATCACATCACCTTTTTTGATTATCATGTCACGTGCTTTAGGTGGTTTAGGTAACTTCTCATGAGTATAACTACCTAAAACGTACGTAGGCATGTGATTATAACTACCATTCTTTGCAATATAAACACTTACTGCTGCGATAGGACGTTGATAAAATTTACCACTATCTTCCCATTGTTTTTCGTTTACATCGACTGGAATCACACGTTTAGGATAATCGAGCTCTTTATACTTCCAAGTTTTGATTTTAAATGTAGTACCTACACGTTCTAAACGCATATATAAAACAATATCTTCCCATTTATAAAACATAGGCAAATTTGTATATTCATATATTTTCTTTTGTTGACCTAACTGATCAAATAGTGTAATTACAATACTTCCAATTGCTTGGCTTGCTCTAGCATTTCTATAACCGATACTTGCAATTAGGCGATTGTCTGTATCATATAAGTATTGAGCACAATGTGTAGAGCCTTTATTTTTTTGATTCACATGAATTTTACAAGTGGAAACAAAATCTTGTGCTGATTTACCAAAACTATGTTTATATTCTGCGCCATTCCAACCAGTTGTTGATGTGATGCTATCT harbors:
- a CDS encoding phage distal tail protein: MLDTIKVNDKTLPWLIVERGFEIPSFNFAIESEEIAGRPGSIVKSRNLKEYRFELPLIIRNDYLSHGGMKKLNDVLNEVVRFFNYDEPVKLQFTSQDWYWSAYIEGPIELDKDRIGFWSFKVNVVLADPYKYAVEGTKNTAISDQVSAVSTGTADSPVIIQATALQNASYYMITKNDEDYFMIGDDDLDKPVEDYTPILWNNEMRAFTGWGKQSGSTINDNYTGGTNGGSFEMSSSNDAFKLKQDSITSTTGWNGAEYKHSFGKSAQDFVSTCKIHVNQKNKGSTHCAQYLYDTDNRLIASIGYRNARASQAIGSIVITLFDQLGQQKKIYEYTNLPMFYKWEDIVLYMRLERVGTTFKIKTWKYKELDYPKRVIPVDVNEKQWEDSGKFYQRPIAAVSVYIAKNGSYNHMPTYVLGSYTHEKLPKPPKARDMIIKKGDVININTQDKTVTINEDPSLDLKTFGSDFFNINSGYNECIIYPEKTFDTTVYWQDRYL